Proteins encoded within one genomic window of Thioploca ingrica:
- a CDS encoding electron transport protein DsrJ: protein MVQADEPATSERVPIPNPPKAKQHFSAEQACVEPLEIIRRNHGQFLKHQRDQTMHNGVRTQQHSLVECINCHVTPDDKGNYPNIHEGTQHFCRSCHAYAAVTIDCFQCHASKPEQATASQ, encoded by the coding sequence ATGGTACAGGCGGATGAGCCGGCTACGAGTGAACGTGTTCCGATACCTAACCCCCCCAAAGCCAAACAACATTTTTCAGCAGAACAAGCTTGTGTTGAGCCCCTTGAAATTATTCGTCGCAATCATGGTCAATTTCTTAAACATCAACGTGATCAAACCATGCATAACGGTGTGCGAACTCAACAACATAGCTTAGTGGAGTGCATCAATTGTCACGTGACACCCGATGACAAGGGCAATTACCCTAATATCCATGAAGGAACTCAACACTTTTGTCGTAGTTGTCATGCCTACGCAGCAGTAACCATTGATTGTTTCCAATGCCATGCCAGTAAACCGGAGCAAGCGACTGCTTCTCAATAA
- a CDS encoding sulfur oxidation protein DsrO, translating to MNEETTTPNRRDFLKNAAALAGITVAPGILLYSVSQAKPADQSVTSEQRWGMLIDVTQCTSGCDECVKACTVEHGLTEATRPEIAAHWIRKVGLRDKQTGQEYSLPVLCQHCEHPPCADVCPTGASFKRADGIVLVDKHICIGCRYCMMACPYKARSFIHETLENQKPYSPRGKGTVESCNFCVHRVDKGKNPACVEACQQAGHEAMIFGDLNDPYSKISEKLKIVKSTALRADMRLNPGVRYQGL from the coding sequence ATGAACGAGGAAACTACCACTCCTAATCGTCGTGATTTTCTGAAAAATGCGGCTGCGCTTGCGGGTATAACCGTAGCGCCCGGTATTTTATTATACAGCGTTTCTCAAGCAAAACCGGCTGACCAATCGGTCACCTCGGAACAACGCTGGGGAATGCTCATTGATGTCACTCAATGTACCAGTGGTTGTGATGAATGTGTCAAAGCGTGTACAGTTGAACATGGTCTTACCGAAGCAACTCGTCCAGAAATCGCTGCACACTGGATACGCAAAGTCGGTTTACGTGATAAACAAACCGGTCAAGAATATTCTCTACCGGTATTATGTCAGCATTGCGAACATCCACCCTGTGCGGATGTCTGTCCTACCGGCGCTTCATTCAAACGAGCTGATGGGATTGTGTTAGTGGACAAACATATCTGTATTGGTTGCCGCTATTGTATGATGGCGTGTCCCTACAAAGCGCGTTCCTTTATTCACGAAACCTTAGAAAATCAAAAACCGTATTCACCACGCGGTAAAGGCACCGTAGAAAGCTGTAATTTCTGTGTCCATCGCGTTGATAAGGGTAAAAATCCGGCTTGTGTAGAAGCTTGTCAACAGGCAGGGCATGAAGCGATGATCTTTGGTGATCTCAATGATCCCTATAGTAAAATCTCCGAAAAATTGAAAATAGTTAAAAGTACGGCTTTACGAGCCGATATGCGCCTCAATCCAGGAGTACGTTATCAAGGACTTTAA
- a CDS encoding electron transport protein DsrP, which translates to MKNMVYRELEGNSPGYYGLLGISAILVALGLFAAYNMEHHGHVITGMTNQIVWGMPHIFAIFLILAASGVLNVASIGSVFRKTFYSPLGRLSALLAITLLIGGLSILVLDLGHPDRLLVAMTTYNFKSIFAWNIYLYNGFLVIVAVYLWFMMERRMQRYYPVAGLVAFIWRLILTTGTGSIFGFLVAREAYNAAIMAPLFIALSLSLGLAAFILILLTDCTETHCPLGEGILHRPKSLLGVFVAAAFYFVLAYHFTNLYITERHGIEYFILVGGGIYTFLFWGGYLLIGTLLPLILIYHPQLNQSRKNITLAAVLVLIGGFSLLYVIIIGGQAYPLDIFPGMEVTASGFFDNSPVHSYVPSHWEIMLGIGGIAISVLLTTLALKILPFLPASLADADLDPQLLD; encoded by the coding sequence ATGAAAAACATGGTTTATCGAGAACTGGAGGGTAATAGTCCGGGCTATTACGGATTATTAGGAATATCCGCTATCTTGGTAGCATTAGGCTTATTCGCAGCCTATAACATGGAACATCATGGACATGTCATCACGGGAATGACCAATCAAATCGTTTGGGGAATGCCGCATATTTTTGCGATTTTTCTTATCTTAGCTGCTTCTGGCGTATTAAATGTGGCTTCCATCGGTTCGGTTTTTCGCAAAACTTTTTATAGTCCACTCGGGCGATTGTCGGCATTGCTTGCTATCACTTTGTTAATCGGTGGTTTATCTATTTTAGTCTTAGATTTAGGACACCCGGATCGCTTACTGGTAGCGATGACGACTTATAATTTCAAATCCATTTTTGCTTGGAATATTTATTTATACAATGGATTTTTAGTGATTGTCGCTGTTTATCTCTGGTTTATGATGGAGCGGCGAATGCAACGTTATTATCCCGTTGCCGGATTAGTCGCTTTTATTTGGCGCTTAATTCTCACTACCGGTACTGGCTCCATTTTTGGCTTTTTAGTGGCACGGGAAGCATACAACGCCGCTATCATGGCACCTTTGTTTATTGCGTTATCCTTATCCCTCGGATTAGCCGCTTTCATCTTGATATTACTTACTGACTGTACTGAAACTCATTGTCCATTGGGAGAAGGCATCCTTCACCGTCCTAAAAGTTTATTAGGTGTATTTGTGGCTGCCGCATTCTATTTCGTGTTAGCTTATCATTTTACTAATCTTTATATTACCGAACGTCATGGAATTGAATACTTTATTTTAGTTGGTGGTGGTATTTATACTTTCCTCTTTTGGGGCGGTTATTTGCTTATAGGTACTTTATTACCTTTAATATTGATTTATCATCCCCAATTAAACCAAAGTCGGAAAAATATTACCCTGGCGGCTGTGTTAGTCCTCATCGGTGGATTTTCCCTGTTGTATGTCATTATTATTGGAGGGCAAGCCTATCCACTCGATATTTTTCCCGGGATGGAGGTGACTGCTTCGGGTTTTTTTGATAACAGTCCGGTTCATTCCTATGTACCCAGCCATTGGGAAATTATGCTCGGTATCGGTGGCATAGCCATTTCCGTCTTGTTAACTACCCTTGCCTTAAAAATTCTACCTTTCTTACCGGCGAGTTTAGCGGATGCCGATCTCGATCCGCAGCTGTTAGATTAA
- a CDS encoding glycosyl transferase, family 3, with the protein MLTTTYYQEHPFAQYVRILGKGKNGSRPLTQAEAFAAMRMVMANEVEPVQLGAFMMLMRVKEETREELAGFIQAARDSFKLPTGLAEVDLDWSSYAGKRRHLPWFLLSTLLLAANGIRVFMHGTRGHTNGRIYTQDVLHYLGIQFARSVEEAAEQIKQTHFSYLPLEFLCPKLHEIIELRPLMGLRSPVHTLARMLNPFDAPYVMQGIFHPGYRPVHQEAAVLLNQPHLAAIKGEGGEIERDPDLECLVQSVHNGELNDEVWPPLFAKRHVKEEILDPQRLPALWRGEIEDEYAQGAIIGTTAVALKLMGKASSIDEAQEIARTMWENRPKAQYGLATALAS; encoded by the coding sequence ATGTTAACAACCACTTACTACCAAGAACATCCCTTTGCTCAATATGTACGCATTTTAGGTAAAGGTAAAAACGGCTCTCGGCCATTAACACAAGCAGAAGCGTTTGCGGCTATGCGCATGGTTATGGCTAATGAAGTCGAGCCGGTGCAATTAGGTGCCTTTATGATGTTAATGCGTGTTAAGGAAGAAACGCGGGAGGAATTAGCCGGCTTCATCCAAGCAGCACGTGATTCCTTCAAACTCCCCACCGGGTTGGCAGAAGTTGATTTAGATTGGTCTTCGTATGCCGGTAAACGTCGCCATTTACCTTGGTTCCTGCTCTCAACCCTCTTATTAGCAGCTAATGGCATTCGAGTTTTCATGCACGGTACCCGCGGACACACCAATGGACGCATTTACACCCAAGATGTGTTGCATTACCTCGGTATCCAATTCGCGAGATCGGTTGAAGAAGCGGCAGAGCAAATTAAACAAACTCATTTCAGCTATTTACCTTTAGAATTCCTTTGTCCTAAATTGCATGAAATCATTGAATTAAGACCTTTAATGGGGTTACGTTCACCCGTACATACTCTCGCTAGAATGCTTAATCCTTTTGATGCTCCCTATGTCATGCAAGGTATCTTTCATCCCGGTTACCGACCAGTTCATCAAGAAGCCGCTGTATTACTTAATCAACCTCATCTGGCTGCGATCAAAGGTGAAGGCGGTGAAATTGAACGCGATCCCGATTTAGAATGTTTAGTCCAAAGTGTCCATAACGGCGAACTGAACGACGAAGTGTGGCCACCTTTGTTTGCCAAACGGCATGTAAAAGAAGAAATTCTCGATCCACAACGATTACCGGCTTTGTGGCGAGGTGAAATTGAAGACGAATATGCGCAAGGTGCCATCATCGGTACTACAGCCGTTGCCCTAAAACTCATGGGAAAAGCCAGCAGTATTGACGAAGCGCAGGAGATAGCTAGAACCATGTGGGAAAATCGGCCCAAAGCCCAATATGGTCTGGCTACTGCTTTAGCCTCCTAA